A genomic region of Dunckerocampus dactyliophorus isolate RoL2022-P2 chromosome 10, RoL_Ddac_1.1, whole genome shotgun sequence contains the following coding sequences:
- the LOC129189019 gene encoding regulator of G-protein signaling 21-like isoform X1, whose protein sequence is MSLLEFIRVFFCLLHKDHQFHGFKLHAFVCGHSALPNSPWIHIVLNHQCRKYIKSIKGSREKYSAKLSLQTDHEHQPTLEHLLQDKVYIAAFHSYLQSEFSDENIEFWLACENFRATASSDNLQRKVREIYKEFIQPTATKEINVDHSVREEIKKSLDKPSLTCFNEAQKHVYLLMERDSRPRFLQSIAYLRLKHKSRTLWYI, encoded by the exons ATGTCTCTGCTGGAGTTCATCAGGGTCTTTTTTTGCCTCCTCCACAAAGACCACCAATTCCATGGCTTCAAACTCCACGCCTTTGTCTGCGGCCACTCTGCTCTCCCAAACTCTCCATG GATCCATATTGTTCTGAATCATCAATGCCGTAAGTACATCAAGTCCATCAAGGGAAGCCGTGAAAAATACTCTGCAAAACTCAG cCTGCAGACTGACCATGAACATCAGCCAACCCTTGAACATTTGCTCCAGGATAAAG TGTATATAGCAGCCTTCCACTCATATCTGCAGTCTGAGTTTAGTGATGAAAACATTGAGTTTTGGCTCGCTTGTGAGAACTTCAGGGCAACTGCCTCGTCAGATAACCTGCAGCGGAAAGTCAGGGAGATCTACAAGGAGTTCATCCAGCCTACTGCCACCAAAGAG ATCAATGTTGACCACTCCGTTAGAGAGGAGATCAAGAAATCCTTGGATAAACCAAGTCTAACATGCTTCAATGAGGCCCAGAAGCACGTTTACCTCCTCATGGAAAGAGACTCTCGTCCAAGGTTTCTGCAGTCCATCGCTTACCTGAGACTAAAGCACAAATCCAGGACTCTGTGGTACATTTAG
- the LOC129189019 gene encoding regulator of G-protein signaling 21-like isoform X2, which yields MSKYFFSKIGLVKIKDLFGLLKQSRRIHIVLNHQCRKYIKSIKGSREKYSAKLSLQTDHEHQPTLEHLLQDKVYIAAFHSYLQSEFSDENIEFWLACENFRATASSDNLQRKVREIYKEFIQPTATKEINVDHSVREEIKKSLDKPSLTCFNEAQKHVYLLMERDSRPRFLQSIAYLRLKHKSRTLWYI from the exons atgtccaaatatttcttTTCCAAGATTGGTCTCGTTAAGATAAAGGATCTTTTCGGACTTTTAAAGCAGTCGAGAAG GATCCATATTGTTCTGAATCATCAATGCCGTAAGTACATCAAGTCCATCAAGGGAAGCCGTGAAAAATACTCTGCAAAACTCAG cCTGCAGACTGACCATGAACATCAGCCAACCCTTGAACATTTGCTCCAGGATAAAG TGTATATAGCAGCCTTCCACTCATATCTGCAGTCTGAGTTTAGTGATGAAAACATTGAGTTTTGGCTCGCTTGTGAGAACTTCAGGGCAACTGCCTCGTCAGATAACCTGCAGCGGAAAGTCAGGGAGATCTACAAGGAGTTCATCCAGCCTACTGCCACCAAAGAG ATCAATGTTGACCACTCCGTTAGAGAGGAGATCAAGAAATCCTTGGATAAACCAAGTCTAACATGCTTCAATGAGGCCCAGAAGCACGTTTACCTCCTCATGGAAAGAGACTCTCGTCCAAGGTTTCTGCAGTCCATCGCTTACCTGAGACTAAAGCACAAATCCAGGACTCTGTGGTACATTTAG
- the LOC129189288 gene encoding regulator of G-protein signaling 21-like isoform X2 — MPSLIVEPLAQHFIMDRDDRKRNKNIGKNFMCRLQCMFSHSSSSERLTLEDTQQWSQSLERLLDSKYGLAAFRNFLKSEYSDENIEFWLVCEDYKKIKSSFRMSSKAKKIYEQFIKAESPKEINIDYHTREQIKRNVKTPTVYCFDDAQKIVYGLMERDSYPRFLRSDIYRTLLENLSADSTKG, encoded by the exons ATGCCCAGCCTAATTGTCGAACCACTCGCACAGCACTTCATCATGGACAGAGATGACAGGAAGAGAAACAAGAATAT TGGAAAGAACTTCATGTGCCGTCTCCAGTGCATGTTCTCACACTCATCAAGCTCTGAGAG GCTAACTTTAGAAGATACCCAACAATGGTCACAGTCTTTGGAAAGGCTTCTAGACTCTAAAT ATGGATTAGCGGCATTTCGCAACTTTCTGAAATCTGAATACAGCGATGAGAATATTGAGTTTTGGCTTGTCtgtgaggactacaaaaagatCAAGTCTTCATTCCGAATGTCATCAAAGGCCAAGAAGATTTATGAACAGTTCATCAAAGCCGAATCTCCAAAAGAG ATCAACATTGACTACCACACTCGAGAGCAAATCAAAAGAAACGTCAAGACCCCCACCGTCTATTGCTTTGACGACGCACAGAAGATCGTTTATGGGCTGATGGAAAGAGACTCGTACCCACGGTTTCTACGATCGGACATTTACAGAACTCTCCTAGAAAACCTTTCTGCCGATTCTACAAAGGGATGA
- the LOC129189288 gene encoding regulator of G-protein signaling 21-like isoform X1, translated as MPSLIVEPLAQHFIMDRDDRKRNKNIGKNFMCRLQCMFSHSSSSESRLTLEDTQQWSQSLERLLDSKYGLAAFRNFLKSEYSDENIEFWLVCEDYKKIKSSFRMSSKAKKIYEQFIKAESPKEINIDYHTREQIKRNVKTPTVYCFDDAQKIVYGLMERDSYPRFLRSDIYRTLLENLSADSTKG; from the exons ATGCCCAGCCTAATTGTCGAACCACTCGCACAGCACTTCATCATGGACAGAGATGACAGGAAGAGAAACAAGAATAT TGGAAAGAACTTCATGTGCCGTCTCCAGTGCATGTTCTCACACTCATCAAGCTCTGAGAG CAGGCTAACTTTAGAAGATACCCAACAATGGTCACAGTCTTTGGAAAGGCTTCTAGACTCTAAAT ATGGATTAGCGGCATTTCGCAACTTTCTGAAATCTGAATACAGCGATGAGAATATTGAGTTTTGGCTTGTCtgtgaggactacaaaaagatCAAGTCTTCATTCCGAATGTCATCAAAGGCCAAGAAGATTTATGAACAGTTCATCAAAGCCGAATCTCCAAAAGAG ATCAACATTGACTACCACACTCGAGAGCAAATCAAAAGAAACGTCAAGACCCCCACCGTCTATTGCTTTGACGACGCACAGAAGATCGTTTATGGGCTGATGGAAAGAGACTCGTACCCACGGTTTCTACGATCGGACATTTACAGAACTCTCCTAGAAAACCTTTCTGCCGATTCTACAAAGGGATGA